A single window of Syntrophus aciditrophicus SB DNA harbors:
- a CDS encoding secretin and TonB N-terminal domain-containing protein → MKQVGRRYGIALLIGFLWMLLGLFTAWNAVAEMHATGAADTGNLENIILNRAKGKERVTFVATRISTFKVEEEAGNTVLLKLENLSAPEILRRPFSDEAMINVLQVVAEQKTVQGKPWVHAAVYLKQPVPYSVRQEGQNVILDFNVASLGEAATPSMEKKTAPEASSGLAPENQKRSKASENRKAKKAPVADESSTARYTGQKISLDFQDADIRAVLRLLAETGGVSIVAGPDVKGSVNVHMRDVPWDQALETILDIHGLAKKEMGNVISVMSLEKKKKDEEVRKAAEKDQIEAEANRKKREQDLLAEKGRLRQISIEAKIVEASEEFIKNLGVTWGGAVSARMGSYPFQAAYGTNTRTTEGQTNPVSYPYPAGIGYTTSGTGAVLSQAAVNMPGSIIGTPTLGVVIGGSKAVLDVQIAALESTSSGKIISTPKVTTMDGVTAKIKQGEEIPYTTYDDKGYPRVNFKEAVLKLEVTPSITPDGRISMQINATNDRGDYAKAGILGDNVPIIKNEVDSKVVVEDGTTIVIGGVSKTTDDTSTSGVPWLSRIPVLGWLFKSENTDRTRKQLLIFVTPKIIPDVEPGAAAGLS, encoded by the coding sequence ATGAAACAAGTCGGGCGGCGTTACGGCATTGCTTTATTGATCGGTTTCTTGTGGATGCTTCTGGGGCTGTTCACGGCATGGAATGCCGTGGCGGAAATGCATGCGACCGGGGCGGCGGATACCGGAAATCTGGAAAATATCATCCTGAATCGGGCGAAGGGGAAAGAGAGAGTAACCTTTGTTGCCACAAGGATTTCCACCTTCAAGGTGGAAGAAGAGGCTGGGAACACCGTTCTGCTGAAACTGGAAAATCTGTCGGCGCCGGAAATCCTGCGTAGACCTTTCAGTGACGAGGCCATGATCAACGTCCTGCAGGTCGTGGCGGAGCAGAAGACGGTCCAGGGAAAACCCTGGGTTCATGCAGCCGTTTATTTGAAGCAGCCCGTTCCGTACAGTGTCCGGCAGGAAGGGCAGAATGTCATTCTGGATTTTAATGTGGCCAGTTTGGGAGAAGCGGCGACGCCGTCCATGGAAAAGAAAACGGCGCCTGAAGCCTCCTCGGGCCTTGCCCCTGAAAACCAAAAGAGATCAAAGGCTTCGGAGAATCGCAAAGCAAAGAAAGCCCCTGTTGCAGATGAGTCCTCCACGGCCAGGTACACCGGCCAGAAAATATCCCTTGATTTTCAGGATGCCGATATTCGAGCTGTTCTCCGTCTCCTGGCGGAAACAGGCGGGGTCAGCATTGTGGCCGGCCCCGATGTCAAGGGGTCCGTCAACGTTCACATGAGGGATGTCCCCTGGGATCAGGCGCTGGAAACCATCCTGGATATCCATGGTCTGGCCAAAAAGGAAATGGGCAACGTCATCAGTGTGATGAGCCTGGAAAAGAAGAAGAAGGATGAAGAGGTGAGGAAAGCCGCCGAAAAGGATCAGATCGAAGCTGAGGCGAACAGAAAGAAACGCGAGCAGGATCTCCTGGCGGAAAAAGGCAGGCTCCGGCAAATTTCCATCGAGGCGAAGATTGTCGAGGCCTCTGAGGAATTCATTAAAAATCTGGGAGTGACCTGGGGAGGGGCCGTCAGCGCCCGCATGGGAAGCTATCCCTTTCAGGCGGCCTATGGAACCAACACAAGAACCACAGAGGGGCAGACAAATCCCGTATCCTATCCCTATCCCGCCGGAATAGGTTATACGACTTCGGGGACTGGCGCGGTACTGTCGCAGGCAGCCGTCAATATGCCGGGCTCTATCATCGGGACGCCGACCCTGGGGGTGGTGATCGGAGGGTCGAAGGCCGTATTGGATGTTCAGATCGCCGCTCTGGAGAGCACGAGTTCGGGCAAGATCATCTCCACGCCGAAAGTGACCACGATGGACGGGGTCACGGCAAAGATAAAGCAGGGTGAGGAAATTCCCTATACGACATATGATGACAAGGGCTATCCCCGGGTGAATTTCAAGGAAGCCGTCCTTAAGCTTGAAGTCACACCGAGCATTACCCCGGATGGCCGGATTTCCATGCAGATCAACGCGACCAATGACCGGGGGGATTATGCGAAAGCCGGGATTCTGGGGGACAATGTTCCCATCATCAAAAATGAGGTGGATTCCAAGGTCGTCGTGGAAGACGGGACGACCATCGTCATCGGCGGAGTTTCCAAAACGACTGATGATACCAGTACAAGCGGCGTTCCGTGGCTTTCCCGGATTCCTGTTTTGGGATGGCTCTTCAAATCGGAGAATACGGATAGAACCAGAAAGCAGCTGTTGATCTTTGTTACGCCGAAAATCATTCCCGATGTCGAACCCGGCGCCGCTGCAGGTCTTTCATAG
- a CDS encoding pilus assembly protein PilP, with the protein MNKQKKRPKRSRRFSGVILVCMFLIVLLSAGQGWTAPSSPVPPLNYSYHALGKPDPFIPFVEKELSRKKVKNRKRTKPLSIFPLQRASVGQFKLIGIAGNEQGRTAMVTNAQGRSFPVFVGTVIGLHGGQVTQILEDRVIVEEKATSGKGRHKTRRISLKLQNVD; encoded by the coding sequence ATGAACAAGCAAAAAAAACGACCGAAAAGAAGCCGTAGATTTTCAGGCGTGATCCTTGTCTGCATGTTTCTGATTGTCCTGCTGTCAGCGGGTCAGGGATGGACGGCGCCATCTTCCCCCGTTCCTCCGCTCAATTATTCCTATCATGCGCTGGGAAAACCGGATCCTTTTATACCCTTCGTGGAAAAGGAACTCAGCCGGAAAAAAGTGAAGAACAGAAAGAGAACCAAACCGTTATCGATCTTTCCATTGCAGAGAGCCTCTGTCGGGCAGTTCAAACTGATCGGAATCGCGGGCAACGAACAAGGGCGGACAGCAATGGTGACCAACGCCCAGGGCAGATCTTTTCCAGTATTCGTGGGAACGGTCATTGGTCTTCATGGGGGGCAGGTTACGCAGATTCTGGAAGATCGTGTGATCGTCGAAGAGAAGGCGACTTCAGGAAAAGGGCGACACAAGACGAGGCGTATTTCGTTGAAGCTTCAAAACGTGGATTGA
- the pilO gene encoding type 4a pilus biogenesis protein PilO, translating to MAITLDDIKKLSPQKKALLVGGLFLLIAYFHWFYFLSPSLEARSNLKTKQEELSQKVEEKQRIADQKKKYMKEVALLKQKYELAMAKLPEKKDMPLLLYDIALAGKNAGVDSVLFEPVTVKAADEKGNDNKQGAGKGNAQKPPGAKKPGGKDAEPEKFYEEIPVKMTVVGRFHNTVLFFDKVARLPRIVTVDEISMEEARDSKGKGRILSTACTIKTYMFLEKKDEQAKKTTEKKP from the coding sequence ATGGCTATCACGCTGGATGACATCAAGAAACTTTCACCGCAGAAGAAAGCCCTCCTGGTGGGGGGGCTTTTTCTTCTGATCGCCTATTTCCACTGGTTTTATTTCCTTTCCCCCTCCCTGGAAGCACGGAGCAATCTGAAGACAAAGCAAGAAGAGCTTTCCCAGAAAGTGGAGGAAAAACAGCGTATTGCGGATCAGAAGAAGAAGTATATGAAAGAAGTGGCGCTTCTGAAACAGAAATACGAGCTCGCCATGGCCAAGCTTCCGGAAAAGAAGGATATGCCCCTTCTATTGTACGATATCGCTCTGGCAGGAAAAAACGCGGGAGTCGACTCCGTCCTTTTTGAGCCGGTGACAGTGAAGGCCGCCGATGAGAAGGGGAATGACAACAAGCAGGGCGCGGGAAAGGGCAATGCGCAGAAACCGCCGGGAGCGAAGAAGCCGGGCGGGAAGGATGCAGAACCTGAGAAATTCTATGAAGAAATTCCGGTGAAGATGACGGTCGTCGGACGTTTTCACAATACGGTGCTCTTTTTTGACAAGGTGGCCAGGTTGCCGCGGATTGTAACCGTTGATGAAATCAGTATGGAAGAGGCCAGGGATTCCAAAGGGAAAGGGCGCATCCTGAGCACGGCATGCACGATAAAGACCTACATGTTTCTGGAAAAAAAGGATGAACAAGCAAAAAAAACGACCGAAAAGAAGCCGTAG
- a CDS encoding PilN domain-containing protein: protein MIRINLLPYQEKRKQAGLKKQVLIFSGSFLAFLLVLAGIQLYVSFSIRNLEKEIQEKEETLTRLNRIVGEVETFKKDVSSLEKKLSVISRLEENRLAPVYYLDRLNSAVPAQDAWLDKVSQQETGLQLEGVARTNMVLSRFMRNLEALNIFETVELISSRQKDYSGMKLYSFVLSCRIKKEGT, encoded by the coding sequence ATGATCCGGATCAACCTTCTTCCCTATCAGGAGAAACGAAAGCAGGCCGGCCTGAAAAAACAGGTTCTCATTTTTTCCGGATCGTTTCTGGCTTTTCTTCTTGTCCTGGCTGGCATCCAGTTATACGTAAGTTTCAGTATCCGCAATCTGGAAAAGGAGATTCAGGAAAAAGAAGAGACCCTGACCAGACTGAACCGGATTGTCGGGGAAGTCGAAACGTTCAAAAAAGATGTGAGTTCGCTGGAAAAGAAACTTTCCGTCATTTCCCGCCTTGAAGAAAACCGGCTGGCTCCGGTTTATTATCTGGACAGGTTGAATTCCGCCGTCCCAGCTCAAGATGCCTGGCTCGACAAAGTCTCTCAGCAGGAGACGGGGCTGCAGCTGGAAGGCGTTGCCCGCACCAACATGGTTCTGTCCCGGTTTATGAGAAACCTCGAAGCCCTCAATATTTTTGAGACCGTCGAGCTGATTTCCTCCCGGCAGAAAGATTATTCCGGTATGAAGCTCTATTCGTTTGTCCTGTCCTGCAGGATCAAAAAAGAAGGAACCTGA
- the pilM gene encoding type IV pilus assembly protein PilM — protein MLDLKSLLSGSRQVVGLDIGSSSLKLAEVVDDPRGGYLLNRFSQLSLPRGIIVDGILHETSLLTEKVKELFKTSGNRRKGIVTSLSGHSVIIKKVDFPTMEEEEMRDMIRDDAAQYLPFDNMDEVNFDFQILGENEYNPNLMEVLLVAARKDIINSYTDALKAAGLTVVIMDVDSFALETVYEENYDFEEEDIVALINIGASITNINVVKADASIFTRDFTLGGNTVTESLVDRLGVSFDEAERVKIEGPGGDEFEANAFRMSLIEHAEPICAEIDRSIEFFRSTFGGDYIRKVLLSGGGAKLPGIVEELRQRLGVDTEILNPFQKIAINDKTVDVSLVEQMGPALAVSLGLALRRVGDK, from the coding sequence ATGCTGGATTTAAAAAGTTTATTATCGGGCAGCAGACAGGTTGTCGGTCTTGATATCGGTTCCAGTTCGCTGAAGCTTGCAGAGGTGGTGGACGATCCCAGGGGCGGCTATCTCCTGAACCGTTTTTCACAGCTTTCCCTTCCCCGGGGAATCATTGTCGACGGGATTCTTCATGAAACATCCCTTTTGACGGAAAAGGTCAAGGAACTTTTCAAAACATCGGGCAATCGCCGGAAGGGCATTGTCACCTCCCTGTCGGGTCATTCCGTTATAATCAAGAAAGTGGATTTCCCAACCATGGAAGAAGAGGAAATGCGCGACATGATCCGGGATGACGCCGCGCAGTATCTTCCATTCGACAATATGGACGAGGTCAACTTCGATTTCCAGATTCTGGGCGAGAATGAATACAATCCCAACTTGATGGAAGTTCTGCTTGTCGCCGCCCGGAAGGATATAATCAACAGTTACACGGACGCGCTCAAGGCGGCGGGACTGACTGTGGTTATCATGGATGTGGATTCCTTCGCGCTGGAAACCGTATACGAAGAAAACTACGACTTTGAGGAAGAGGACATTGTCGCGCTCATCAACATCGGTGCGAGCATAACCAATATCAATGTCGTCAAGGCTGACGCATCCATCTTCACCCGTGATTTCACTCTCGGCGGCAATACGGTGACGGAGTCCCTGGTCGACAGGCTTGGTGTCAGCTTCGATGAAGCGGAGCGGGTCAAGATTGAGGGACCTGGGGGAGATGAGTTCGAGGCGAATGCTTTCCGGATGAGTCTGATCGAACATGCCGAACCCATCTGTGCGGAAATCGATCGTTCCATCGAGTTTTTCCGCTCCACCTTCGGCGGGGACTACATCAGGAAAGTTCTGCTGTCTGGAGGCGGAGCCAAACTCCCGGGCATCGTGGAGGAACTCCGGCAGAGGCTCGGTGTCGATACGGAAATACTCAATCCTTTCCAGAAAATCGCGATCAACGACAAAACCGTCGATGTTTCCCTGGTGGAGCAGATGGGACCGGCTTTAGCCGTCAGTCTGGGGTTGGCCCTGCGCCGTGTGGGGGACAAATGA
- a CDS encoding FtsB family cell division protein, whose protein sequence is MKIGRYLALFVFLMGLLITFGDRGLVDSYMMQKRLAALQKENQEIIRENSQLKHTIALLKDDLSYIEMVARNDLGMVKDGDMVYQFAR, encoded by the coding sequence ATGAAGATCGGTCGTTATCTTGCGCTGTTTGTCTTTCTGATGGGATTGCTGATCACCTTTGGCGATCGGGGACTGGTAGACAGCTACATGATGCAGAAGCGGCTTGCCGCGCTGCAAAAGGAGAATCAGGAGATCATTCGTGAAAACAGTCAATTAAAACATACCATAGCCTTGCTGAAGGACGATCTCTCCTATATCGAGATGGTGGCGAGAAACGATTTAGGCATGGTCAAGGATGGCGACATGGTCTATCAGTTCGCCAGATAA